Proteins found in one Hoplias malabaricus isolate fHopMal1 chromosome 17, fHopMal1.hap1, whole genome shotgun sequence genomic segment:
- the b4galt7 gene encoding beta-1,4-galactosyltransferase 7 produces the protein MMYSSRRKPVLYFKEDRRFLSRKCTVLKLFGLCIVLVLGSLLWLQLSCSGDLNQAVHDGPPPHQPCERQTDDDPSWGPHKMALIIPFRERFEELLIFVPYMHAFLNKKKIRHKILIINQVDHFRFNRASLINVGYMESGNDTDYIAMHDVDLLPQNEALDYGFPEEGPFHVASPELHPLYHYKTYVGGILLLTKKHYHMCNGMSNRFWGWGREDDEFFRRLRTADLQLFRPKGINTGYKTFRHIHDPAWRKRDQKRIAAQKQEQFKIDPEGGLTNLHYKVESRQELSISGAPCTVIGIALECDLNQTPWCQFS, from the exons ATGATGTACTCTTCACGGAGAAAACCtgtgctttattttaaagaggACAGAAG ATTTTTGTCAAGGAAGTGCACTGTCTTGAAGCTGTTTGGCCTCTGCATAGTGCTAGTCCTGGGGTCTCTTCTATGGCTTCAACTGAGCTGTTCTGGAGACTTGAATCAAGCCGTACATGATGGACCGCCTCCTCACCAGCCctgtgagagacagactgacGATGACCCTTCATGGGGACCACATAAAATGGCACTAATTATTCCTTTCAGAGAACGATTTGAAGAACTTCTCATTTTTGTGCCATACATGCATGCTTTCCTCAACAAAAAGAAAATTCGACACAAGATTCTCATCATTAACCAGGTTGATCACTTTCG TTTTAACAGAGCATCCCTTATTAATGTTGGCTATATGGAAAGTGGCAATGATACAGACTACATAGCAATGCATGATGTAGACTTGCTGCCTCAGAATGAAGCTCTGGACTATGGTTTCCCAGAGGAGGGGCCCTTCCATGTAGCCTCACCAGAGCTTCATCCACTTTATCACTATAAGACTTATGTGGGAGGAATTCTGTTACTTACAAAGAAACACTATCACATG TGCAATGGAATGTCTAATCGGTTCTGGGGATGGGGAAGAGAAGACGATGAATTTTTCAGGAGACTGAGAACAGCAGACTTGCAG CTTTTTAGGCCAAAGGGAATTAACACAGGGTACAAAACATTCAGGCACATTCATGATCCTGCTTGGAGGAAGAGAGACCAGAAGAGAATAGCTGCACAAAAGCAG GAACAGTTCAAGATCGACCCAGAAGGTGGTCTGACCAATCTGCACTACAAAGTGGAGTCTAGGCAGGAACTGAGCATCAGTGGTGCACCTTGTACTGTTATCGGCATCGCCCTGGAATGTGACCTCAATCAGACGCCCTGGTGCCAGTTTAGCTAA
- the tmed9 gene encoding transmembrane emp24 domain-containing protein 9: MVVFRMKFTLSILLFLNFCHNLVSALYFHIGETEKKCFIEEIPDETMIIGNYRTQLYDKQKEEYLPATQGLGMFVEVKDPDEKVILSRQYGSEGRFTFTSHTPGEHQICLHSNSSKFSLFAGGMLRVHLDIQVGEHTNNYAEIAAKDKLTELQLRVRQLVEQVDQIQKEQNYQRYREERFRQTSESTNQRVLWWSIVQTLILVAIGFWQMRHLKSFFEAKKLV; the protein is encoded by the exons ATGGTGGTGTTCAGAATGAAGTTTACTCTGTCCATACTTTTGTTTTTGAACTTCTGCCACAATCTTGTCTCGGCGCTGTATTTTCACATCGGCGAGACCGAGAAGAAATGCTTCATAGAAGAAATCCCGGATGAAACCATGATAATTG GAAACTACAGAACACAACTGTATGACAAACAAAAAGAAGAGTACTTGCCTGCCACACAAGGACTCGGGATGTTTGTGGAAGTTAAAGATCCTGATGAGAAG GTGATCCTGTCCCGTCAATATGGTTCAGAAGGCAGGTTCACTTTCACTTCTCACACACCTGGAGAACACCAGATCTGCTTGCACTCCAACTCCTCCAAATTTTCTTTGTTTGCTGGTGGGATGCTT CGAGTTCATCTGGACATCCAAGTGGGTGAGCACACAAATAACTATGCAGAGATTGCTGCCAAAGACAAGCTGACTGAGCTGCAGCTCAGGGTGCGCCAGTTGGTGGAGCAGGTTGATCAGATCCAGAAGGAGCAGAACTATCAAAGA TACCGTGAAGAACGCTTCAGACAGACCAGTGAGAGCACCAATCAGAGAGTACTGTGGTGGTCCATTGTTCAGACACTGATTCTGGTGGCAATCGGTTTCTGGCAGATGAGGCATCTCAAGAGCTTCTTTGAGGCCAAGAAGTTAGTGTAG